The genomic region GGGGATTTGACCTTCCAATTCAAGGCGGGGGAGTTTTTCCAGAATAACCCCTTTATCCTTCCGGAGATGGTGAAGTATGTGGCGGAGGAGGCTTCAGCCACGGGGGCGCAGTATCTGGTGGACGCCTACTGCGGGGTCGGCCTCTTTTCCCTGTCCACGTCCGCGAGCTTCGAGCAAGTCGCGGGAGTGGAGATCAGCGAGCCGGCGGTGCGCTGGGCCCAGGCAAATGCGAAGATTTGTGGGATCAAGAATGTCCGTTTTGTGATCGGGAAGGCCGAGGCGATATTTGCCGGTTTGAAATTCCCCGCCGATGAAACCACGGTCGTGATCGATCCGCCCCGCAAGGGATGTGACGAAAGTTTCCGCCAGCAGCTCATGTCCTACCGACCGCAGCGCATTGTCTATGTCTCCTGTGATCCCGCAACGCAGGCCCGGGATGTGAAGGAATTTGTGGAGGCGGGCTACGCGATCACCCGGATACAGCCCTTTGACCTGTTCCCGCACACCCGTCACATCGAAAATGTGATAACATTGAACCGGGTATAAACTATCGGATACAGCTGTAAATTAGGGTTGACGGGGCGCTTCGCAGGCACATTGTCCTCCCACTTTTCCACCGTACAAAGTTTTTCTAATAGATATGGCAATTGATGTAAAAGTCCGCAAAGGCGAGCCCATGGAGCGTGCGCTCCGTCGCCTCAAGAAGCGCCTCGACCGCGAAGGTGTGATCCGTGATGTACGCGCCAAGCGCTACTTCGAAAAGCCTTCTCAGGCCAAACGCCGCAAGAAGAAGGAGTTGGATTTCAACAACATGCTTCGCGTTCGTTATTCGAATATGTAAGTTTGAAGCTGCGGGTTACCGCAGGCTTTCCAAGAGTCCCGGTCCTGCGTTCGCGAACCGGGATTTTTTGTAGCATATTAGAAGAACCATGGCTGAGCTTATCGACCGTCTTTCGCTTTCCACTTGCTGGTGTTCGGCAAGGCATACCGACGGTTATGAAATGGTGGAGGAGATGGTCGGGCTTGGTTTCAAGCGGATCGAGCTGAGCCATGGGATCCGTATCTCTCTGGTTCCAGGCATCTTGACCGCAGTCGAGGAAGGTCTGGTAGAGATTTCTTCGGTGCATAACTTCTGTCCGCTGCCGAATAGCGTCCAGCATGCTGCGCCCAACCTCTACCAGCCTTCCAGCTATGATTCCCGCGAGCAGACCTTATGGAAAAAGTACTCGGCCCAAACCTTTGATTTTGCCGTCAAAGTTGGCGCGAAAAAGGTGGTGATGCACTCCGGCTCGGTTTGGTTCTTTTTCTCCTCGCCGGAGGATAAGCTGGATAAGTGGATGGATTCGGCCGATCTCGACGTGCTTGAGATGGCAGAGGACAAGGCCTTTCAAAAGCGTCGTGATCGCGCCCTGAAGAAGATCCGGCGTCATTCCAAAAAGGCGCTCGGGCGTGTCTTGGACAATTATGCCGAGGTGTTGCCGCTGGCAGCAGAGCGTGGACTGACCTTGGGGATTGAAAACCGGGAGGGGCTGGAAGAACTGCCACTCGACGAGGGGCATGGCGATTTCATCCAGAGTCTGTCCGACAAGGGGCCGGTTGGCTACTGGCACGATGCCGGTCATGCCGAGATCAAGGCTCAGTTCGGCTTACTCGATCACCGCAAGCGATTGGAGGAACTGTCTGAGCGACTCGTTGGTTTCCATTTGCACGATGTCTCGAAGGAGGGGCGTGATCACCGGGTCCCGGGGAGCGGGGTGATCGATTTCAAGATGATAGCGGAATTCGTGCGGCCCGAGCACACTTTAGTCCTGGAGTTGAGCCCGAGTCTGAGCCGGGACGAGGTCCTTCGTTCCAGAGATTATATTGGATCCGTGCTTCAGTAGTATTCGGTGTTTGGCGCGCCTCTGACGGGTTGCCTTTCCCCGGGCTGATTTGGTTTTACGAGAGGCGGTGCCGGGGCCAGGCCTCGCCGGTCGTCCTGCTTTGTTTTCGCTGAGGCGCGCATTTGTCTGCCTGGAGGGGGTGGGACATTCTGGCGCATTAGATAAAACTGTCACGCTCGGCGCATAGAATGAGACATTATGACTCTTTGTTGTTTGGGGAGCGAATTTGTAAGTCGTTGAATGTCAGTGGGTATGTGTGGGCTGTTAAGCTGGCACGATGGATGCACGTATTTAAGCGAACACATATATCAAGGAGGAATACACTATGAAACTTATTCGTTATGAATACCCGCAAGCACCGGCAACGTCCGCATTCAATCGTCTCTTCGACCTAGGCGCACCTTCATTTCAGCGCTTTGGGAACCTGTTTGACGATTTCTTTGGTTCGAATGCCGGTTTTGGTCAGCCCTCTGCCGACCTCTACGAGGACGATCACAATTACTACGTCCGTATGGAACTGCCCGGCGTGAAGAAAGACACGATCGATCTCGAGCTGGAAAACGCGGTACTCACGATCAGCAGCGCACATGAGGCAAAGGACAAGGACACGGAAGAAAGCTACAGCTTCCAACGCTCCATCTCCGTACCGGATGGTGTGGAGGTCGGAAAGGTCACAGCTGCCTATGAAGACGGCATTCTTACGATTACGATGCCCAAGGCAGAGGCCCGGAAACCGCGTCAAATCACTATCAAATAATCACATAGATCAAGAGGAGGTTACAAAAATGAGCACAGAAGTTGAAACAACGAACAAGGCCGAAGTGAGCAAGGCGGCTCCGCGCAAATGGCGTCGTCCGCAATACAGGGTTTCCGAACATGAGGATGCCTTTGAGGTTGCGGTTACCATGCCGGGAGTGGGGCGCACGGGGTTGGATATTTCCCTGGAAGGAGAAACCCTAAGTATCCGTGGGACCCGCCTACATCCGTCCACAGCGTCCGGATGGCGGCCCTTACGCCGTGAATTGCCTGAAGGCGATTATCGTCTGGAACTTCGCCTGAATGTTCTGGTCAATGAAAACAAGATCCGTGCTGAAATGGCCGATGGCATTTTGCGACTGACACTTCCCAAGGCGGACGAGGTCAAGGCGCGCAAGATCAAGGTCGGCTAAGCCGATCCAATTTTCAGGTTAATATTGCGACAGGCCGGTGCGTGAAAGCACCGGCCTTTTTTGCGTCAATCCGGTGAAGAAGTGAATAAATGCCGGATTTCGCTTGCCTTGAAAGCCACCGGTGCTATCCCTCTCCGCTTTCCTGCTCAAAGGGAGCGGGGAACGCCCGCCGTTACCGGCGTGAAAATAAAGTAATCTAAACGCAGAACTAACAGAGAAAAGAAAAACATATTTCTCCCCGGGGTTTTCGCTCCAGGGCTTTGAAAATACCATGAATACCACACCTAAAGACCTCCTCGATGCCGGCGTCCATTTCGGTCACCAGCTCCGCCGCTGGAACCCGAAGTCCAAACCCTACGTCTACGACAATCGTAACGGCATTTCCATCATCGACCTTGAAAAGACGCATGCCTTGCTTGAGAAGGCCTGCAACTTCATCGAAGACACGATCGCATCCGGCAAGGATGTGTTGTTCGTCGGCACCAAGAAGCAAGCGCAGGAAATCGTGCGCGAAGCTGCCGTGGCCTGCCAAATGCCGTTCTGCGTGAACCGCTGGATGGGTGGTGGTCTGACCAATTTCGCAACCATCAAGACTTCGCTGGCAAAGTACCGCAAGTTCCTGAAGATGGATCAGGACGGTGATCTGGACAAGCTGCCCGGTAAGGAAGAAGCCGCCATCCGTCGCCAAATGAGCCGGATGAACCGTAACTTCGAAGGGATCCTGAACATCGAACAACTGCCCGCCGCTGTTTTTGTGGTCGACTCCAAGAACGAGGAGATCGCTGTGGCTGAAGCCAACCGTCTTGGCATCCCTGTCCTGGGTCTTGTGGACACCAATTCCGACCCGACAGTCCTCGATTTCCCGATCCCGGGCAATGACGATGCCGTCAAGTCGATCCGCATCATCGTTGAAACCATCCTGGAAGCCGCCCAAAACGGTCTCTCCAAGCGCGAAATGAAGAAGATTCAGAAGGCCGCGGCTCCGCTGGTCCGCGAACAAGTCTTCGAGCAAGAGGATGATGTCGAAGTGACACTGCCGGCCGGTTACGGCGAGGAAGAAAGCTCGGAGGAAAAGTAATCCCCGGATTTTCGATTCATTCGATTTAAAATACACAGCCAACCTAAAGATAAATGAGTGTACAAATTAACGCAAAAATGGTCGGTGAGCTCCGTGAAAGCACCGGTGCCGGCCTGATGGATTGTAAGAAGGCCTTGGTCGAAGCTGAGGGTGACGTCGAAAAGGCCGTCGAACTGCTTCGCAAGAAGGGTGTGGCCACTGCAGCCAAGAAGGCTTCCCGCGACGCCAGCGATGGTCTGGTCGAGTGCTACATCCACCTCGGTGGCAAGGTCGGTGTGCTGGTTGAAGTGAACTGTGAAAGTGACTTCGTTGCCAAGACCGACGACTTCAAGCAATTCGTCCGCGATATCGCCATGCACGTGGCCGCATCCAGCCCGGTTTGCGTTTCCCGCGAAGACATCGATCCGGTCATTATCGAGAAGGAGCGTCAAGTTGCCGAAGCCCAAGCTGAAGGCAAGCCCGCTCAAGCGATCGAGAAGATCGTTGAAGGCAAGCTGAACAAGTTCCTCAGCGAGTCCTGCCTCCTCGAGCAAGCTTTCGTTAAGAATCCCGACCAAACCGTTCAGGAAGTCCTGACCGCCATGATCGCCAAGATGGGCGAAAACATGGTGATCAAGCGTTTCGCACGTTTCCAAGTCGGAGCTTAATCGAATTCCTGTTTTCTGTTTTTAAAAGCCCCGTGTCCGTTATGGATGCGGGGCTTTTTTTTGCGCTCTCGGGCTGACGGAGCGGTTCAGCTGCGCTCGTCGAGCATTGCCTGGATCCACGCATGTTTTGAGTCGGTATAGGCTTGCCGGTCATCTGGATACGCCTGGGCCCCGTTTTGCTTCAAACGCGCGTAGGTCTGGCGGAGTTCTGGAGACGCCCGCAAGCGGTCGCGAAAATACAGGTAAT from Coraliomargarita parva harbors:
- the rpsU gene encoding 30S ribosomal protein S21, yielding MAIDVKVRKGEPMERALRRLKKRLDREGVIRDVRAKRYFEKPSQAKRRKKKELDFNNMLRVRYSNM
- a CDS encoding sugar phosphate isomerase/epimerase family protein; the encoded protein is MAELIDRLSLSTCWCSARHTDGYEMVEEMVGLGFKRIELSHGIRISLVPGILTAVEEGLVEISSVHNFCPLPNSVQHAAPNLYQPSSYDSREQTLWKKYSAQTFDFAVKVGAKKVVMHSGSVWFFFSSPEDKLDKWMDSADLDVLEMAEDKAFQKRRDRALKKIRRHSKKALGRVLDNYAEVLPLAAERGLTLGIENREGLEELPLDEGHGDFIQSLSDKGPVGYWHDAGHAEIKAQFGLLDHRKRLEELSERLVGFHLHDVSKEGRDHRVPGSGVIDFKMIAEFVRPEHTLVLELSPSLSRDEVLRSRDYIGSVLQ
- a CDS encoding Hsp20/alpha crystallin family protein, which produces MKLIRYEYPQAPATSAFNRLFDLGAPSFQRFGNLFDDFFGSNAGFGQPSADLYEDDHNYYVRMELPGVKKDTIDLELENAVLTISSAHEAKDKDTEESYSFQRSISVPDGVEVGKVTAAYEDGILTITMPKAEARKPRQITIK
- a CDS encoding Hsp20/alpha crystallin family protein, whose protein sequence is MSTEVETTNKAEVSKAAPRKWRRPQYRVSEHEDAFEVAVTMPGVGRTGLDISLEGETLSIRGTRLHPSTASGWRPLRRELPEGDYRLELRLNVLVNENKIRAEMADGILRLTLPKADEVKARKIKVG
- the rpsB gene encoding 30S ribosomal protein S2 — encoded protein: MNTTPKDLLDAGVHFGHQLRRWNPKSKPYVYDNRNGISIIDLEKTHALLEKACNFIEDTIASGKDVLFVGTKKQAQEIVREAAVACQMPFCVNRWMGGGLTNFATIKTSLAKYRKFLKMDQDGDLDKLPGKEEAAIRRQMSRMNRNFEGILNIEQLPAAVFVVDSKNEEIAVAEANRLGIPVLGLVDTNSDPTVLDFPIPGNDDAVKSIRIIVETILEAAQNGLSKREMKKIQKAAAPLVREQVFEQEDDVEVTLPAGYGEEESSEEK
- the tsf gene encoding translation elongation factor Ts — protein: MSVQINAKMVGELRESTGAGLMDCKKALVEAEGDVEKAVELLRKKGVATAAKKASRDASDGLVECYIHLGGKVGVLVEVNCESDFVAKTDDFKQFVRDIAMHVAASSPVCVSREDIDPVIIEKERQVAEAQAEGKPAQAIEKIVEGKLNKFLSESCLLEQAFVKNPDQTVQEVLTAMIAKMGENMVIKRFARFQVGA